A window of Choloepus didactylus isolate mChoDid1 chromosome 21, mChoDid1.pri, whole genome shotgun sequence contains these coding sequences:
- the LOC119518024 gene encoding small integral membrane protein 15-like encodes MFDIKAWAEYVVEWAAKDPYGFLTTVILALTPLFLASAVLSWKLAKMIEAREKEQKKKQKRQENIAKAK; translated from the coding sequence ATGTTTGATATAAAGGCTTGGGCTGAGTATGTTGTGGAATGGGCTGCAAAGGACCCATATGGCTTCCTTACAACAGTGATTTTGGCCCTTACTCCATTGTTCCTAGCAAGTGCTGTACTATCCTGGAAATTGGCCAAGATGATTGAGgccagggaaaaggagcagaagaagaaacaaaaacgtcaagaaaatattgcaaaagccaaatga